The sequence below is a genomic window from Cicer arietinum cultivar CDC Frontier isolate Library 1 chromosome 6, Cicar.CDCFrontier_v2.0, whole genome shotgun sequence.
attatatacagGATTAATCctaatatttgtaaaatattttacacatgCATCAAAATTAAAGTCAAGAAATGTGTACTAAGCCAGTCTGTCCCAGAAATTAGATATGAAACTCAAAAGATATGACACACACAACCAAAGTGAAATCGTTTTGAGGTGGTCCTCTGCCGTTTTTGTCTTCATTTCATGACTCATCAGACACACACTGAAACCGATACATAGACAGAGACAAAGacaacaatttcaacaaaaCCCATTTTCTTAGGAACCCCAAATTTCAGTGAAAAAAATTATCACCCAATCacccttcttctttttcttcacaAAACAACATAGATTTTGTTCATTCCAATGAATAGGAATATTCTACTAATTCACAtttcaaagaagaaaaatagtTAATACCCATTTTTCAACACCTTGTAAAGATTGAAAATTTACTCCTTTGAATCAAgggaattaaatttatttggcGTTAAAGAAACGCACAGAAGAAAGagtaaaagagaaaaaaaggaaaagttTCAGTTTTTTTGGGTGAAGTTTTCAGTTATTTTTTGtgtgattaaattaataataaattaaaaaaaagggttTTGCCTTTTACTCTTTTGGATTGGATTGCGTTAAAGTTAATGGGTTGGTGAAGAGTGACGTTTCAAAGTTGAATTCTTTTTCTTCTTGGACAAGACTtagttggttttttttttttttttttaccttcttCAAATCCAAAAATTggagctttttttttttctctttggttttGTGTTTTGAGCTGAAAAAGAGAGATGGGTTCGTACGCAAATCTGGCTAGGAGGGCTGTGGAAACTGATATGCCGATTATGGTTCAGGTAATCAAGgaagtttttttgtttatttttttattttgtttatctcATTGGGATTTGATATGTGGGTTGAACGATTTTCAATGAGTAATTGGATTGATGATGAggttttttttgtgtgtttacAGATGCAGGAATTGCTTCGAGGAGCTAAGAATGCTGTGTCTTTGGCTCAggtttgttttgtttatatacTATGAATTTGTGTGTATGTGTGATTCCAATTTTGGAATTAGAATAAACTAGTCTAGCTTAGTTGTGATTTTGGATTTGCTGCGGTCGTTGACTGCACACATTCACACTGTCAGTGTATACGTGACCCTTCCATTGAATTGGATGGTCTAAATTTcaagttgattttgatttttttttataaaaacaaaattttctgGACGTGAGATCTGGACCGGCCAATCTTGATCGGATGGTCACGCAGTCATTGACTGCGTCTGAATGAGTGCTGTTAGTGAGTGACCACAAGGAACTTGGATCCGGATCTGTGTGTGTTTTCTGGTTTCCAatgtttgaattataaattagtCTTAGCTTGGTTAGTGttgttgtttgtttgtttttgtgtgtgttATTAAGTATTTTGAGAGAAGATGGGATGCGTTTGGATCCCATTTTATGGCTGCAATATGTGCAAGTTGGCGTCGAGGATGGAGATATATGATATATCtagaaatgaaatttgatgagaagatgtttgttttctctttttgaaTTAAGTCATGGATCCCCTATACTCAGGGGATCTCGCAGTCACACAATCTGGACCATTAAATCAAGACCAAACAATTAACATTCCGACTTTGTAAATCTGATTCAAAATtgagtttatgaattttttactaTTGAAGGGCTTGTAAAACTTGAAATGTGTTGGaaaaaaacttgaaaatttGGGAAACTTCCAAAGTTGTTTTCTACACTTCCCTTCAACATTTACATGTAATGTTTGCCatcaaatatctcaaaattgaAAAGGCATTATTTCCTTCTTAGTTTCATAtgaaatgcaattttaattgatttattgaaaattttccGCTTTAGGGGGTGGTTTATTGGCAACCTCCAAAGCAAGCCTTGGATAAGGTGAAAGAACTCGTGTTCGAGCCTTCTATTAGTCGTTATGGTAACGATGAAGGTATTCCTGAACTCAGAGCAGCATTAGTGAAAAAGGTAAGTGATCATTTCTTGTTAGTCTTACAACTTTTACTTACACAAGCATTAGTGAAAAAGGTAAATGATCATTTGCTTTTGTCTTGCAGTTGCGCGTTGAAAACAATTTGCACAAATCCTCAGTAATGGTTACAGCAGGTGCCAATCAGGTGATCAATCCTTTACACTTTATAAGACTCATTTTGTTTCCTAATCCTTATAATCTGATCTTTCGACAGAATTATGGTACTCATTTCTAAGCATCTGCAGTGCAGGCATTCGTGAATCTAGTTCTTACTCTGTGTGATGCGGGGGATTCTGTGGTTATGTTTGCTCCGTACTACTTCAATGCATacatgtcattccagatgactGGCATTACCAATATACTAGTCGGTCCTGGTAACCCGGAAACACTTTATCCAGATGCAGGTAAGAGCACAAATCTATCATTGCTAGGATTTCAAATCCATCGTACTTTATATTGCTAAAATCAACATCTTAGTTCATGTATTCTGATGAATAGATTTTTACATGCGTCTCTCATGATACATCAAGAATTGTAGAATTAGAAGACTATTTGGTATCTGATAGACGACAATAGTGATTCAAGTGTGCAGTAGAATTTCTTAAGGCGTGTTCAATTTCATTgtttggatatatatatatctgaattttcttgattttcagACTGGTTGGAAAAAGTGTTATCAGAAAGTAAACCTGTTCCGAAGCTAGTTACTGTTGTAAATCCTGGCAACCCAACTGGAACCTACATTCCTGAGTCTCTTCTAAAGGTTTTTCTCACATTCTCTCGGCGTGTCTATAATATGTGCGTCTGGATACACTTTTAGTTGTTGCTGAAATACTAAGAATTTTCCTTTTGAGTTTTCTTTCTAtggtttcttttgaattgtctTATGCAGTAAAATATGTCTATATTCGACAAGATAATATTCCCAATGAATATGTTTGATTGATCTAAACAAAATGACTTTTGTTTAGAgaatcttttttgaaatttctaagCAAGTGATTTCTCTTAATATGACAGAGGATTGCGAATCTCTGCGAGAAAGCTGGATCTTGGCTTGTTGTGGACAATACATATGAGTAAGTCCTTACCATCCTAATGGAAA
It includes:
- the LOC101496134 gene encoding aromatic aminotransferase ISS1, with product MGSYANLARRAVETDMPIMVQMQELLRGAKNAVSLAQGVVYWQPPKQALDKVKELVFEPSISRYGNDEGIPELRAALVKKLRVENNLHKSSVMVTAGANQAFVNLVLTLCDAGDSVVMFAPYYFNAYMSFQMTGITNILVGPGNPETLYPDADWLEKVLSESKPVPKLVTVVNPGNPTGTYIPESLLKRIANLCEKAGSWLVVDNTYEYFMYDDLKHSCVEGNHIVNIFSFSKAYGMMGWRVGYIAYPSEVEGLATQLLKVQDNIPICASIISQYLALYSLEMGPEFVTERVKTLAKNRQIVLEALSTLGEGSIKGGEGAIYLWVKIPTGHGYNDFDVVRWLANRHGIAVIPGSACGASGNLRISFGGLTENDCRAAAERLKKGLEELVANGLVEDK